The Chryseobacterium nakagawai genome has a segment encoding these proteins:
- a CDS encoding TolC family protein, translating to MKKITMLLLGLFVFSQTIYAQQGQERTITIKELFELTKENHPNLKVSKTDIAIAKQDVEVAKNAQLPTLNAALQGYYLGDAHIIDKDFSNSTRVDMPHFGNTFSIDASQLIWKGGMVKNGIKAQSLKEELTELNYQSNEQSIKLLVLGYYLDLYQLLNQKSVYQQNIQLAEQRLQNINKFYNQGMVTRNDVIRGELQLSNLKLALQVVENNRQILNKQLTTALGLSENTQIVPDETILSNVPKALLMEDYRAFAQNHPTILMTKKAVDIYETSEKITRAEMMPSLSAFAGNQLARPITTSTPALDMYTNGWSAGLSLNFNIDALYKTPKKIKQVRFEKDKAIAQANEAEQMIDVAVNAAYIKYNEAVTQNNTLETNKELSDENYRIMNSKYNNQLAILLDLIDASNQKLDAELQFANSEISIVYAYYKLLKESGNL from the coding sequence ATGAAAAAAATCACTATGCTATTGTTAGGGCTTTTTGTTTTTTCGCAAACAATCTATGCCCAGCAAGGTCAAGAAAGAACGATAACCATTAAAGAGTTATTTGAGCTGACCAAAGAAAATCATCCGAATCTGAAAGTTTCCAAAACAGATATTGCCATAGCAAAGCAAGATGTAGAAGTTGCTAAAAACGCACAACTCCCTACTTTGAATGCGGCTTTGCAAGGATATTATCTTGGGGATGCCCACATTATTGATAAGGATTTTTCCAATTCCACAAGAGTAGATATGCCACATTTCGGCAATACTTTTTCGATAGATGCCAGTCAGTTGATATGGAAAGGCGGAATGGTAAAAAATGGTATCAAAGCCCAATCTTTGAAAGAAGAATTAACAGAGCTGAATTATCAGTCGAACGAACAAAGCATCAAACTTTTGGTGTTGGGCTACTATCTGGATTTGTATCAACTACTGAACCAAAAATCAGTATATCAGCAGAATATCCAATTGGCGGAACAACGCTTGCAAAACATCAATAAGTTTTATAATCAGGGAATGGTTACGAGAAATGATGTTATCCGCGGCGAACTGCAATTGTCTAATCTTAAACTTGCTTTACAGGTCGTAGAAAATAACCGTCAAATTCTCAATAAACAGCTTACCACCGCTTTGGGATTGTCCGAAAATACACAGATTGTGCCCGACGAAACCATACTTAGCAATGTTCCTAAAGCTTTATTGATGGAAGATTACAGAGCATTCGCACAAAATCATCCAACCATATTGATGACAAAAAAGGCAGTTGATATTTATGAAACCTCCGAAAAGATAACCCGTGCAGAAATGATGCCTTCGTTATCTGCATTTGCAGGAAATCAGCTGGCACGTCCGATTACTACATCAACGCCTGCTCTGGATATGTACACTAACGGATGGAGTGCCGGACTTTCACTGAATTTTAATATTGACGCACTGTACAAAACCCCTAAAAAAATCAAACAGGTGCGTTTTGAAAAAGACAAAGCCATTGCACAGGCAAACGAAGCTGAACAGATGATTGACGTTGCTGTAAATGCCGCTTACATTAAATACAATGAAGCCGTTACTCAGAACAATACACTTGAAACAAACAAAGAACTATCCGATGAAAATTATCGCATTATGAACAGTAAATACAACAACCAGTTGGCTATTTTATTGGATTTGATTGATGCAAGTAATCAGAAATTAGACGCAGAGTTACAGTTTGCTAATTCGGAAATAAGCATCGTTTATGCGTACTACAAATTATTAAAAGAAAGCGGAAATTTATAA
- the mobB gene encoding conjugal transfer protein MobB encodes MIAKIGRSKNLYGALAYNNLKVEKENGKILFTNKIIETPSGQYSVPQLAQSFEPYLIANRNTQYHTLHISLNPDPNDKVSDDQYREMAEQYMREMGYGEQPFVVFKHTDIDRSHIHIVSVCVDEQGVKISDKFEKVRSMNVCRELERQHGLIPATDKERNQNDKVFRPVDYRAGDVKSQIASVIRHLSNYYQFQTLGEYNALLSLFNITTEKIEGELHGKTQQGLVYAPLNEKGERAGHPFKASLFGKNAGLAALELHFAKCKTTLKDTPAKQTLKSAVTIALQSTNNEQVFKKQLGEQGINVVVRRNDTARIYGMTFIDHNSKTVWNGSRLAKELSANTFNDYWNNDIKPKIKEPTEPQKKSATTKHAEELPAEKPHHFFDFLNIEPKHEDGLIEAFGGLLIPEAQGEDYEEQDFANRMKKKRKRKRGQQ; translated from the coding sequence ATGATAGCAAAAATTGGAAGAAGCAAAAATCTGTACGGTGCATTGGCGTACAATAACCTGAAAGTGGAGAAAGAAAACGGGAAAATTCTGTTTACGAACAAGATTATTGAAACACCGAGCGGACAATATTCTGTGCCACAATTAGCCCAATCTTTTGAGCCGTACCTCATCGCAAATCGCAATACGCAATATCATACCCTGCATATTTCGCTCAATCCCGACCCGAATGATAAGGTAAGCGATGACCAATATAGGGAAATGGCGGAGCAGTATATGCGTGAGATGGGCTACGGCGAACAGCCTTTTGTAGTCTTCAAACACACGGATATTGACCGCAGTCATATCCATATTGTATCAGTCTGCGTGGACGAACAGGGCGTAAAGATTTCCGATAAATTTGAAAAAGTACGGTCTATGAATGTATGCCGTGAGTTGGAAAGGCAACACGGTCTGATACCTGCCACGGACAAAGAGCGTAATCAGAACGATAAGGTTTTCCGTCCGGTGGACTATCGAGCAGGCGATGTAAAAAGTCAGATTGCTTCGGTCATTAGACACCTGTCGAACTATTACCAATTTCAGACTTTGGGGGAGTATAACGCCTTGCTTTCCCTATTCAATATTACCACTGAAAAAATAGAGGGCGAGTTACACGGCAAGACACAGCAGGGTTTAGTGTATGCTCCTTTAAACGAGAAAGGCGAAAGAGCCGGACATCCGTTCAAGGCTTCGCTTTTCGGAAAGAACGCAGGGCTTGCGGCTTTGGAATTGCATTTTGCGAAATGCAAAACAACCCTGAAAGACACCCCCGCCAAACAGACCTTAAAGTCTGCCGTTACCATTGCCCTGCAATCCACGAACAACGAACAGGTTTTTAAAAAACAGTTAGGCGAACAGGGTATTAACGTGGTGGTACGCAGGAACGATACAGCTCGTATATATGGAATGACCTTTATAGACCACAATTCTAAAACCGTTTGGAACGGTTCACGGTTAGCAAAGGAACTTTCTGCCAATACCTTTAATGATTATTGGAACAACGACATCAAACCGAAAATTAAAGAGCCGACCGAGCCACAAAAAAAATCCGCTACGACCAAACATGCGGAGGAACTGCCTGCGGAAAAACCGCACCATTTCTTCGACTTCCTCAACATAGAGCCGAAACACGAGGACGGTCTGATAGAAGCCTTTGGCGGTTTGCTCATTCCCGAAGCACAGGGAGAAGATTACGAGGAACAGGACTTTGCCAATCGTATGAAGAAGAAACGGAAACGAAAAAGAGGTCAGCAGTAG
- a CDS encoding HdeD family acid-resistance protein, translating to MAIFFKTIRNTIKHWYVPAIIGALFIVLGGYLFTVPESAYLSLVMLFSISFLASGIMEIFFSVQNKDELDGWGWYLASGIFTLLIGVILITKPVVAATTLPFFIGFSLLFRSFQGLGFAFELKNYGVLRWGNLAIVSVLGIILSFLLIVNPIFAGISLVVMTALSFIFAGIVSIVLAFQLKKLKTFPERINKELKEKIEHLKEEYYKNIQSEDK from the coding sequence ATGGCAATATTTTTTAAAACAATCCGAAACACCATAAAGCACTGGTATGTACCTGCTATCATCGGGGCATTATTTATTGTATTGGGCGGTTATCTGTTTACAGTCCCTGAATCTGCTTATCTTTCATTGGTTATGCTTTTCAGTATATCGTTTTTGGCAAGCGGCATTATGGAAATTTTCTTTTCCGTACAAAACAAGGACGAGTTAGACGGTTGGGGCTGGTATTTGGCAAGCGGAATATTCACACTGCTGATAGGTGTCATATTGATAACCAAACCAGTCGTTGCAGCTACCACATTGCCATTTTTTATTGGGTTCAGCTTATTGTTCCGGTCATTTCAGGGGCTTGGTTTCGCTTTTGAGCTGAAAAACTATGGCGTGTTGCGTTGGGGAAATCTGGCAATTGTAAGCGTACTCGGTATCATCCTTTCATTTTTATTGATTGTCAATCCAATCTTTGCCGGAATCTCTTTAGTGGTAATGACAGCTTTGTCTTTCATATTTGCAGGTATTGTAAGTATTGTATTAGCGTTTCAACTGAAAAAACTGAAAACATTTCCTGAAAGAATCAACAAAGAACTAAAGGAGAAAATTGAACATCTAAAAGAAGAATACTATAAAAATATCCAATCCGAGGATAAATAG
- the mobA gene encoding conjugal transfer protein MobA, with the protein MNENSKRKQNKGGRKPKLNPSTHRHVFRLTDEENAKLLSLFEASGMPNKAKFIISQVFGNEMKSVKIDKGTVDFYMRLTSFHTQFRSIGVNYNQIVKLLYRHFSEKKAAAFLYKLEKQTVEMAMLCQKIIQLTEEFEAKHLKKQC; encoded by the coding sequence ATGAATGAGAACAGTAAGAGAAAACAGAATAAAGGCGGTCGTAAGCCAAAGCTCAACCCCAGCACCCACCGCCACGTTTTCCGATTGACAGACGAGGAAAACGCTAAACTTTTATCGCTTTTTGAAGCATCGGGAATGCCCAATAAGGCAAAATTTATCATCTCGCAGGTGTTCGGAAACGAAATGAAGTCAGTTAAAATTGATAAAGGAACGGTTGATTTTTATATGCGACTAACTTCGTTTCACACCCAATTTCGGTCAATAGGTGTCAATTACAATCAGATTGTGAAGTTGTTGTACCGTCATTTTTCGGAAAAGAAAGCCGCTGCATTCCTCTATAAATTGGAAAAACAGACGGTTGAAATGGCAATGTTGTGTCAGAAAATCATTCAGCTAACCGAAGAATTTGAAGCTAAACATCTGAAAAAACAGTGTTAG
- a CDS encoding helix-turn-helix domain-containing protein, protein MISVFTERALLRKVKLGDSFSPQKTTIVIIEKGSISIKSNELIHHYKKGNLGMIIPNNVYKVNAFTDDVKAYFILIDRDELNNQTSFAFNKYEMQQALRSSNNNIEKVSDNAFAHILNLCEQLFYYNQEEKEITFSQQIKLSLFTSLVYILVGDFLQGKGKDINILKNSRKESITMKFLQLVSINFMKEKELKFYADKLLISSKYLSNTVREITNQPPSKFITEALLNNAKILLLNSDNSIKEISNELDFSDQYAFGKFFKKHTGLSPSNFKKTNKLVDAI, encoded by the coding sequence ATGATAAGTGTATTTACAGAACGTGCATTATTACGGAAAGTGAAATTAGGGGACTCTTTTAGCCCCCAAAAGACTACTATTGTTATCATTGAAAAGGGAAGCATCAGCATCAAATCCAATGAGTTGATACATCACTACAAAAAAGGAAATTTGGGTATGATAATACCCAATAATGTATATAAGGTAAATGCCTTTACAGATGATGTGAAAGCATATTTTATTTTAATAGACAGGGATGAGCTAAACAATCAAACTTCTTTTGCTTTCAATAAATATGAAATGCAGCAAGCACTTCGCAGCAGTAACAATAATATTGAGAAAGTTTCAGATAATGCTTTTGCTCATATACTCAACTTATGTGAACAGCTTTTTTATTATAATCAGGAAGAAAAAGAAATCACGTTTAGCCAGCAGATAAAGCTGTCTTTATTCACATCGCTGGTGTATATTTTGGTGGGAGACTTTTTACAGGGAAAAGGAAAGGACATAAACATTCTTAAAAATTCAAGAAAAGAAAGCATCACGATGAAGTTCCTGCAATTGGTAAGCATAAATTTCATGAAAGAAAAAGAGCTTAAATTCTATGCCGACAAATTGTTGATTTCTTCCAAATACCTTTCCAATACCGTCAGGGAAATAACCAATCAGCCACCGTCCAAATTTATTACCGAAGCATTGCTGAACAATGCAAAAATCCTGCTGCTCAATTCCGACAACTCTATTAAAGAAATATCCAACGAGCTTGATTTTTCTGACCAATACGCATTTGGCAAATTCTTTAAGAAGCACACAGGACTTAGCCCCTCTAATTTCAAGAAAACGAATAAATTAGTCGATGCCATTTAG
- a CDS encoding DUF3408 domain-containing protein has translation MGTDKNDFKKPDVDEDYLMNIISGDEPVTPNQKNQQQEEPKEIKPKAKEKARSSSSKKADYEETFLVNRFPSGRSGKVVYIRPEYHERLLRIVQLTREEKTTLYSYIDNILEHHFREFGDDITDYFNERFKPIL, from the coding sequence ATGGGTACAGATAAAAATGATTTTAAAAAGCCTGATGTTGATGAGGATTATCTGATGAACATTATCAGTGGCGATGAGCCTGTTACTCCAAACCAGAAAAACCAGCAACAGGAAGAACCAAAGGAAATCAAGCCTAAAGCCAAAGAAAAAGCCCGAAGCAGTTCGTCTAAAAAAGCGGATTACGAGGAAACGTTTCTGGTCAACCGGTTTCCGTCTGGTCGTAGTGGTAAGGTAGTTTACATACGTCCTGAATACCACGAGAGATTGCTCCGCATTGTGCAATTAACGAGGGAAGAAAAAACAACACTCTACTCGTACATCGATAATATTCTTGAACATCACTTCAGAGAATTTGGGGATGATATTACCGATTATTTCAATGAACGTTTTAAACCCATTTTATAA
- a CDS encoding conjugal transfer protein TraD, producing MEIIIVICLLIVIALLLQDKIVIKKRSEQKPKQEKINPNLPDIMGQPKPVRSHSRLNIANESQIEEQEINPDNLDIEYDENEIVGIQVPQEELDEVFSNMPDLDEEEEEWNRYGISGGDDSLAQGVTYDELSSVGALLQKENLEQSQKETAVAIVQRLQGTELFSLLENSIEGASRKIAELLDSTLTTETEAGSSTLRNNDLSDFDIGEFV from the coding sequence ATGGAAATAATTATTGTGATATGCCTGCTGATAGTCATCGCCCTGCTTTTACAGGACAAGATTGTCATTAAAAAAAGGTCGGAACAAAAACCAAAACAGGAAAAAATCAATCCGAACCTGCCCGATATTATGGGTCAGCCCAAGCCTGTAAGAAGCCATTCACGGCTAAACATTGCCAATGAAAGCCAAATAGAAGAACAAGAAATAAATCCCGATAATTTAGACATCGAATACGACGAGAATGAAATCGTCGGCATTCAGGTTCCGCAGGAAGAGCTGGACGAAGTTTTCAGCAATATGCCTGATTTGGACGAAGAGGAAGAAGAATGGAACAGGTATGGAATATCTGGTGGCGATGACAGTCTTGCTCAAGGGGTTACCTATGACGAACTAAGCTCCGTAGGGGCGTTGCTACAAAAAGAGAATTTGGAACAATCCCAAAAGGAAACAGCGGTAGCGATAGTTCAAAGATTACAAGGTACTGAATTATTCAGCCTGCTGGAAAACTCCATCGAGGGTGCTTCCCGAAAAATTGCCGAGCTTTTGGATAGCACGCTTACGACTGAAACGGAAGCCGGTTCTTCCACTTTGCGGAATAATGATTTGAGTGATTTTGACATTGGGGAGTTTGTGTAG
- the mobC gene encoding conjugal transfer protein MobC → MQGEDDLRGLAKIMAFMRAVSILLVLMHLYWFCYGFFLERGWTLEIINKILGNFQRTAGLFSHTLYTKAFALVLLALSCLGTKGVKNEKITWTKIYVALGVGFVLFFLNTPLLKLPPVIGTFLYILTISLGYIALLMAGVWMSRLLRTNLMDDVFNNENESFQQETRLMQNEYSVNLPTKFYYKNKWNDGWINVVNPFRATIVLGTPGSGKSYAIVNNYIKQQIEKGFSMYIYDFKFDDLSTIAYNHLLKNRDKYKVQPKFYVINFDDPRKSHRCNPLNPDFMTDISDAYEAAYTIMLNLNRSWIQKQGDFFVESPIILLAAIIWYLKIYDNGKYCTFPHAIELLNKKYSDVFTILTSYPDLENYLSPFMDAWQGGAQDQLQGQIASAKIPLSRMISPQLYWVMTGDDFSLDINNPKEPKILCVGNNPDRQNIYSAALGLYNSRIVKLINKKGQLKSSVIIDELPTIYFRGLDNLIATARSNKVAVCLGFQDFSQLTRDYGDKESKVIQNTVGNVFSGQVVGETAKSLSERFGKVLQKRQSMTINRNDKSTSISTQLDSLIPASKISTLTQGMFVGSVSDNFDERIEQKIFHAEIVVDNERVSAETKAYQNIPQILSFVDEQGEDKMKQEIESNYRQIKSHILHIVENEMERIKNDPNLQHLVQEG, encoded by the coding sequence ATGCAGGGAGAAGACGATTTAAGAGGGCTTGCCAAGATAATGGCATTTATGCGGGCAGTGAGTATTCTATTGGTACTGATGCACCTTTATTGGTTTTGCTACGGTTTCTTTTTGGAACGTGGCTGGACATTGGAAATAATCAACAAAATATTAGGGAATTTTCAGCGAACGGCAGGGCTGTTTTCGCATACCCTATATACCAAAGCCTTTGCTTTGGTTTTGTTGGCTTTGAGCTGTTTGGGAACAAAGGGCGTAAAGAATGAAAAAATAACGTGGACCAAAATCTACGTGGCGTTGGGCGTTGGTTTTGTGCTGTTCTTTCTGAATACGCCTTTATTAAAGCTACCTCCGGTAATCGGTACATTTCTCTATATCCTTACCATTTCGTTAGGATATATCGCCTTGCTAATGGCAGGTGTTTGGATGAGCCGATTGCTCCGTACCAACCTGATGGACGACGTTTTCAACAACGAAAATGAAAGTTTTCAGCAGGAAACAAGGTTGATGCAAAATGAATATTCTGTCAATCTACCCACGAAGTTTTACTACAAAAACAAATGGAATGACGGTTGGATAAACGTAGTCAATCCTTTTCGGGCAACGATTGTGCTGGGAACACCCGGTTCCGGTAAATCTTATGCTATCGTAAACAACTATATCAAGCAACAGATTGAGAAAGGTTTCAGTATGTATATATACGACTTCAAATTCGACGACCTTTCCACGATTGCTTACAATCATCTACTGAAGAACAGGGATAAATACAAAGTTCAGCCGAAATTTTACGTGATAAACTTTGACGACCCACGCAAGAGCCACCGTTGCAATCCACTTAATCCCGATTTTATGACGGATATTTCGGATGCCTACGAAGCGGCTTATACCATAATGTTGAACCTCAACAGGTCGTGGATACAGAAGCAAGGGGATTTCTTCGTGGAAAGCCCGATTATTCTATTGGCAGCCATTATTTGGTATCTGAAAATCTATGATAACGGCAAATATTGTACATTCCCACACGCCATAGAATTACTAAATAAAAAGTATTCAGACGTATTCACGATTTTAACCTCCTATCCCGATTTGGAAAATTACTTATCGCCTTTTATGGATGCGTGGCAAGGCGGAGCACAAGACCAATTACAGGGACAAATCGCATCGGCTAAAATTCCATTGTCAAGAATGATTAGCCCGCAGTTGTATTGGGTTATGACAGGCGATGATTTTTCGCTGGACATCAATAACCCGAAAGAGCCGAAAATTTTGTGTGTGGGCAACAATCCCGACCGCCAAAATATCTACTCCGCAGCTTTGGGTTTATACAATTCGAGGATTGTAAAACTGATTAATAAAAAGGGACAGCTAAAGAGTTCCGTTATCATAGATGAGTTGCCTACGATTTACTTCAGGGGACTGGATAACCTTATCGCAACGGCGAGAAGTAATAAAGTGGCTGTATGCTTGGGCTTTCAGGACTTTTCGCAATTAACACGTGATTACGGCGACAAAGAGAGCAAGGTTATTCAGAATACCGTAGGTAATGTTTTCTCCGGTCAGGTTGTTGGAGAAACCGCAAAGAGCCTGTCAGAACGCTTCGGGAAAGTATTGCAGAAACGCCAAAGTATGACTATTAACCGTAACGATAAATCAACTTCTATTTCTACGCAATTAGACAGCCTTATTCCGGCTTCCAAAATTTCAACCTTAACACAGGGGATGTTTGTCGGTTCTGTATCGGATAACTTCGATGAACGTATCGAGCAAAAAATATTTCACGCAGAAATCGTGGTAGATAATGAAAGAGTTTCCGCAGAAACCAAAGCATATCAAAATATACCGCAGATTTTATCTTTTGTAGATGAGCAGGGCGAGGATAAAATGAAACAGGAGATTGAAAGCAATTACCGTCAGATAAAATCGCACATTCTGCATATCGTTGAAAATGAAATGGAGCGTATCAAGAACGACCCGAACTTACAGCATTTGGTGCAGGAGGGATAG
- a CDS encoding ParA family protein: METKKKTLKISFSTQKGGVGKSTMTTLLASVLHYRLGFNVLVFDCDFPQHSLTNMRERDKKTIMQNDYHKKLAMKQFQTINKKAYPIIKSKAENALEMASEYVSQSAVAPDVIFFDLPGTANTKGVLTTLKMMDFIFSPITADRLVVESTLGFTKAFLELPKNIEGNDQQKLWLFWNQVDGREKTSLYEAYQSVIKTLNLPIMETRIMDSKRFRKETDDTESYVFRSSLLPAETQLMKATKMDLFVEEFLKITHL; encoded by the coding sequence ATGGAAACAAAGAAGAAAACCTTAAAAATCAGCTTCTCCACCCAAAAAGGAGGTGTGGGAAAATCTACGATGACCACCTTATTGGCGAGTGTGCTTCACTACCGCTTAGGTTTTAATGTGCTTGTATTTGATTGTGACTTTCCACAACACAGTCTGACCAATATGCGTGAACGGGATAAAAAGACCATAATGCAGAATGACTACCATAAAAAGTTGGCAATGAAGCAATTCCAAACTATCAACAAAAAGGCATACCCGATTATCAAAAGCAAAGCTGAAAATGCTTTGGAAATGGCATCGGAATACGTAAGCCAATCGGCAGTTGCACCTGATGTTATTTTCTTTGACCTGCCGGGAACTGCCAATACCAAAGGGGTATTGACAACCTTGAAAATGATGGATTTTATCTTTTCGCCCATTACCGCCGACCGCTTGGTAGTGGAAAGCACATTGGGCTTCACAAAAGCCTTTCTTGAACTTCCGAAAAACATTGAAGGCAACGATCAACAAAAACTGTGGTTGTTTTGGAACCAGGTGGACGGCAGGGAAAAGACAAGTTTATACGAGGCATATCAAAGTGTCATTAAAACACTCAACCTACCCATAATGGAAACCAGGATAATGGACAGCAAGCGTTTCCGAAAGGAAACGGATGATACAGAAAGTTATGTGTTCAGGTCAAGCCTGCTACCTGCCGAAACTCAGTTGATGAAAGCAACGAAAATGGATTTGTTCGTTGAGGAATTTTTAAAAATTACTCATCTATAA
- a CDS encoding DUF3408 domain-containing protein encodes MKKNNKKRNVVTDNGIPEVMRDQAQNSYEQAFLQMDIEQKRGSKSIYLSPEYHERLTRIVQIIGNDKIPLFAYLNKILEHHFNVYEDAITKEFKEKYKGLF; translated from the coding sequence ATGAAGAAAAATAATAAAAAAAGGAATGTTGTTACAGACAATGGTATTCCCGAAGTAATGAGAGATCAAGCGCAAAACAGCTATGAACAGGCATTTCTGCAAATGGATATTGAGCAGAAAAGAGGCAGTAAAAGCATATACCTAAGTCCTGAATATCACGAACGACTAACACGAATAGTTCAAATCATTGGCAACGATAAGATACCCTTGTTTGCCTATCTCAATAAAATCCTCGAACATCATTTTAACGTGTATGAGGATGCCATTACAAAGGAGTTCAAAGAAAAATACAAAGGACTGTTTTAA
- a CDS encoding HlyD family secretion protein: MSENIENNNQENTPQPTGQSAEKQKVNKQKTKQKKTKIINILIVILVLGGLYFVVKSYFNVGNDKYTNAAQVESFINPINTRVSAYITEIRFVEHQYVKKGDTLLILDDREIQTQLGQAEATYMSALASKNATSSSVKTATNNVNTVGANVQAAKANIEATKARLWNAEQNFNRYKNLLADEAVTRQQFDQIKTDFEAQKAQLEAQISQYQSVINSKTTSELSVNEVQSRLGMNDADIKRTQSALDMAKLNLSYTVITAPHDGIMGRRTVNVGQLLNPSQQVGTIVDINNIWVTANYREKQMGNVQIGGLAKIQVDALGGKEFEGKITAVSGATGARYAAVPVDNSTGNFVKVQQRIPVRIEFTDKNKPEDLKLLRAGMNVEVNLK, encoded by the coding sequence ATGTCAGAAAATATAGAAAACAACAATCAGGAAAACACACCGCAACCGACTGGACAATCTGCGGAAAAGCAAAAGGTAAACAAGCAGAAAACCAAACAAAAAAAGACCAAAATCATCAATATTTTGATAGTCATTTTGGTTTTGGGCGGACTTTATTTTGTGGTAAAATCCTATTTCAATGTCGGGAACGACAAATACACCAATGCCGCACAGGTAGAATCGTTCATCAACCCGATAAATACAAGGGTTTCGGCTTATATCACTGAAATCCGTTTTGTGGAACATCAATATGTGAAAAAAGGTGATACATTATTGATATTGGACGACCGTGAAATACAAACTCAATTAGGACAGGCAGAAGCTACTTATATGTCGGCTTTGGCTTCTAAAAACGCAACATCCAGTTCGGTAAAAACAGCGACCAACAATGTAAATACCGTTGGAGCAAATGTGCAGGCAGCAAAAGCGAATATAGAAGCTACGAAAGCAAGACTGTGGAATGCGGAACAGAATTTTAATCGTTACAAAAACCTCTTGGCAGACGAAGCAGTAACCCGTCAGCAATTTGACCAGATAAAGACTGATTTCGAGGCACAAAAAGCCCAGTTGGAAGCCCAGATTTCGCAATATCAATCCGTGATTAATTCTAAAACTACGAGCGAATTATCAGTAAACGAAGTACAATCGCGATTGGGAATGAACGATGCTGACATCAAACGAACGCAGAGTGCTTTGGATATGGCAAAACTGAACCTTTCTTATACCGTTATCACAGCTCCCCACGATGGCATTATGGGAAGAAGAACAGTCAATGTAGGGCAGTTGTTAAACCCAAGCCAACAGGTTGGAACTATCGTGGACATCAATAACATTTGGGTAACGGCTAATTACCGTGAAAAACAAATGGGCAACGTACAGATAGGCGGTTTGGCAAAAATACAGGTAGATGCACTGGGCGGTAAAGAATTTGAGGGAAAAATAACCGCTGTATCAGGTGCAACAGGTGCGAGATATGCCGCTGTTCCGGTGGATAACTCAACAGGAAATTTTGTGAAAGTGCAACAGCGTATTCCGGTACGTATTGAATTTACAGATAAGAATAAACCCGAAGACTTGAAATTGCTTCGTGCAGGAATGAATGTAGAAGTGAACTTAAAATAA